DNA sequence from the Xyrauchen texanus isolate HMW12.3.18 chromosome 32, RBS_HiC_50CHRs, whole genome shotgun sequence genome:
CTATATCATTAATGTACCTACTGTACCAAGTTCAgtagaaatataaataatattttatatttgtaaagaAAATCCTACATTATTGACCCTAGTTTAAATCCCTAGTTCCAGAACATAAGTCATTAGTACTCATTCTGAATATTATTCACTTTCTTCAGTTTTAAGTCCTCAGGACCAAAAGATATTGGTAGCAGTTCCTCAACTTTCATCTCCACATAGGAACCGTCCGGTTTGGACAAATACACGTCCCAGTTAACACCAAACTGTAGGTGAggaaataaaatcataataaaaacaGATAATGAAACTTCAAGGACATGTCACCTGTTTAAATTTTGTGAAATATAGTGAATGGAACTTGCCTCTCTCATGAACTGCCTGCAGCCACCGCAAGGAGAAATGAAGTGCTCACACATATCACTGAAAAAGCACAAGACGTTAAATTTGATGCTGCTTTGTACAGAAGACATCATGCTCCAcagataaaaatgttttagatgGAAATATTGTTTTACTGGCTTAGTGTAAATGTATTGAGCCACTAGGGGGCCTCTTGAAAACAGCATAAGTTTACCTTGCAATCGCAATGGCTTTGAAATCCCTGTAGCCCTCTGATACGGCTTTTGAGATGGCAATTTTCTCTGCGCAGATTCCCAAATTGAAGCAAGCATTTTCCACATTACACCCTGATGTGACAGAAGAGGTCATAGGATTTGCATGTGTGCAGATAAATAGTGAAAATGTCATGGATGAGTTATTGGTTCAGTCATCTTGtcaaaaaatcttaaaataaagctAATGGAACTCATGACAAAATTTGGAACCAATCCTAAAGGGATTTTACATAGctaaaattgcaatcagtaacataatctgTTGGATTATATTTTTGGGGTGatctaatttaattacttttggattaattttaaataaactctGACCTaactcttgtttatttgatgtcacatgcatttgagttggatcatttttaccattttgtgaatgttgcttaaatgcatttaaagaaaCTTGCTTATTGTATCAAAATTAGAATTTATATGATGTTTTGTTTCATGCACTATTTGTCTGTTACTAAGTGAAATACAAAAAGGCACTGAAAGGGTACACAATGAAACCCATTTTAACTGATATTATGTTTTGTCCAAGATGGTGGGATaagattaatttttatttaaaagtggattttttttataCTATTGTCTTCCAGGTATGACATTACTGTAGTCCAGACTTCCAGAATCAATAATTAGTGAAGGTCACTGGATTTGATGTAGACACAGTATTTCACATGCAGGGATACATCAGCAGTGTTTAGTTACATAATATAGTTGCAGAATTACTTGTCATGAAAAGGCAAGGTCTAAATATTCAGAAGCATGATtcgtaaatgtatttacatggtgtAAAAATACGAAGGGCATGTTTTGAAGTTGCATGTTTTGCCCCATGATGCTTATAGAGCTTTAGGCCCTCCATCAATAACACACTCCGATATGTTTGTGTTTTACACACATTTATGGGAGTTTCTAGAATTATGGACCATTGCCCTGGGGCGTGTTAAACAAGCATTGTCTTACAAAGAGCAAAGaccatat
Encoded proteins:
- the LOC127626324 gene encoding cytidine deaminase-like; this encodes MDKSAKLQKDYTQQSNMGDLKIRHGFMNAHANVFNGHLLGVKELIQQSLEAKKFAYCPYSKFRVGAALLTHDGTVFTGCNVENACFNLGICAEKIAISKAVSEGYRDFKAIAIASDMCEHFISPCGGCRQFMREFGVNWDVYLSKPDGSYVEMKVEELLPISFGPEDLKLKKVNNIQNEY